A stretch of DNA from Mycolicibacterium celeriflavum:
TTCTCCGGCATTACGACGAGCACATCCGCTGCAACCACCTCGACATCGGGCCGGGCACGGGGTGGTACCTGCAGCACACCACGTTTCCCTGCCGTGACCCCAAGGTCACGCTGCTCGACCTGAGCCCGGACAGCCTCGCGACGGCGGGCAAACGCCTGCGCACGTTGTCGCCGACGCTGCTCCATTCGGATGTCTTTTCTCCGATTCCCACGAATGCGAAATTCGACTCCATCGCCGCCAACTACGTGCTCCATTGCATACCTGGCGACTGGCAAAGCAAATCCTTGGCGATCGAAAATGTAGCCAACGCTCTCGCGCCTGATGGGATCTTCTTCGGCTCCACCATCCTGGGTGTAGGTGTTCGTCATAACCTGTTGGGTCGGCGAACGATGAAGCAATTCAACACATCCGGCACCTTCCACAACGACACGGACGACCTCGCCGGTCTGCAGAAGGCCCTCGACACCTACTTCGAGAAGTTCACGACGACGATGGTCGGCACTGTCGCGCTGTTCACCGCCACCCATCCGCGCATCGCGGCATAACGCCTGGCGCTCAATCGCTCTCACCCGGCGCCGGGGCACGCGGACTGCGCCGGTACAGCGACACCTCCGGGCGCCCGGCGAGCCACAGCCGCCACGGCCGATCGGCGGCCTTGCTCACCCCCACCCGTGGACCCTCCGCCGCGGTGTGCTGCTCGCCGAGCGTCAGCTGAATCGGGCTCCTCCGGGCGAACACGTCAAGCCCGTTGTCCTCCATCGTGATTCCCAGAGCTGAGCACAGGTTGCCCGGCCCCCTCGCCAGGGCAGCCGGTCGAACCAGTTCCCCCCGCCGCGCGAGGGCGGTGTCCAGGCCCGCTTCAACCGCCGCCGCCCTGAGCAGCACG
This window harbors:
- a CDS encoding class I SAM-dependent methyltransferase, whose protein sequence is MTPPDPLEIRKGAAFYNARGLFIYNLYVLRFNNRWLWRCPRGRLLRHYDEHIRCNHLDIGPGTGWYLQHTTFPCRDPKVTLLDLSPDSLATAGKRLRTLSPTLLHSDVFSPIPTNAKFDSIAANYVLHCIPGDWQSKSLAIENVANALAPDGIFFGSTILGVGVRHNLLGRRTMKQFNTSGTFHNDTDDLAGLQKALDTYFEKFTTTMVGTVALFTATHPRIAA
- a CDS encoding DNA-3-methyladenine glycosylase, whose amino-acid sequence is MSAELLSTDPLTAAQRLLGASLCGRGVSAMIVEVEAYGGPADGPWPDAAAHSFRGPGPRNSVMFGPAGRLYTYRSHGIHVCANIVCATDGVAGAVLLRAAAVEAGLDTALARRGELVRPAALARGPGNLCSALGITMEDNGLDVFARRSPIQLTLGEQHTAAEGPRVGVSKAADRPWRLWLAGRPEVSLYRRSPRAPAPGESD